The following coding sequences lie in one Arthrobacter sp. PGP41 genomic window:
- a CDS encoding VOC family protein: MNTATTVLPVDDPARARRFYTEKLGLPLRGKADDGSELLGSSGGPMLQLLPVSDGKHSEHTALSFEVTDIEGTVRDMEARGVRFQDYDLPNLKTENHICTTDSEKCAWFMDTEHNILCVHEKLGVQAEYEL; encoded by the coding sequence ATGAACACAGCCACAACCGTCCTGCCAGTCGATGATCCCGCCCGCGCCCGTAGGTTCTACACCGAAAAGCTCGGGCTCCCGCTCCGCGGCAAGGCAGACGATGGAAGCGAATTGCTCGGCAGTAGCGGCGGCCCGATGCTGCAGTTGTTGCCGGTTTCGGACGGCAAGCACTCCGAGCACACCGCCCTGAGCTTTGAGGTGACGGACATCGAGGGGACGGTCCGGGACATGGAGGCCAGGGGCGTCAGGTTCCAGGATTATGACCTGCCGAACCTGAAGACGGAAAACCACATCTGCACCACCGACTCGGAAAAGTGTGCCTGGTTCATGGACACCGAGCACAACATCCTCTGCGTCCACGAGAAACTGGGCGTCCAGGCCGAGTACGAGCTGTAA
- a CDS encoding PaaI family thioesterase, protein MSAPSPMDAAENQPPAHEQWKITLGELDEKMGVKIVEESVQRVVATMPVEGNRQSFGLLHGGASLAVGEAVGSWAAVIHASTLGKTAVGVDVSATHHRSAREGQVTITATPIHLGGTLTTHEVLITNEAGQRLCTLRITNLLMRRHKKPAAEA, encoded by the coding sequence ATGAGCGCCCCGTCACCCATGGATGCTGCCGAGAACCAGCCCCCTGCGCACGAGCAGTGGAAGATCACCCTCGGGGAGCTGGACGAGAAGATGGGCGTGAAGATCGTCGAGGAGTCGGTCCAGCGCGTGGTGGCCACCATGCCGGTGGAGGGCAACCGGCAGTCTTTCGGGCTGCTCCACGGCGGCGCGTCCCTGGCCGTGGGGGAAGCGGTGGGTTCCTGGGCGGCGGTGATACACGCGAGCACCCTGGGCAAGACGGCGGTGGGCGTGGACGTCTCGGCCACCCACCACCGCTCCGCGCGGGAAGGGCAGGTCACCATCACGGCCACGCCCATCCACCTGGGCGGTACGCTCACCACCCACGAGGTGCTCATCACCAACGAGGCCGGCCAGCGGCTCTGCACCCTCCGCATCACCAATCTCCTGATGCGGCGCCACAAGAAGCCCGCTGCCGAAGCCTAG
- a CDS encoding hotdog fold thioesterase produces MAETALSGPTHQILENDYASEWMGIQVLAISDGHATIRMTLRQEMLNGFGMAHGGMIFAFGDTAFALACNPAVPAPGEENSITVASGVDINFLKPAFRGQVLTAVADRRSSAGRSGLYDIQIFAADAPPADAGQPGELIAEFRGRSRTIPKK; encoded by the coding sequence ATGGCTGAGACCGCCCTTTCCGGGCCCACACACCAGATCCTGGAGAACGACTACGCCTCCGAGTGGATGGGAATCCAGGTCCTCGCCATCAGCGACGGGCACGCCACCATCCGGATGACCCTCCGGCAGGAAATGCTCAACGGCTTCGGTATGGCCCACGGCGGAATGATCTTCGCCTTCGGCGACACCGCGTTCGCCCTCGCCTGCAACCCGGCCGTGCCGGCACCCGGCGAGGAAAACAGCATCACCGTGGCCTCCGGCGTCGACATCAACTTCCTTAAACCGGCCTTCCGCGGCCAGGTGCTCACCGCGGTGGCGGACCGCCGCTCCAGCGCCGGGCGCAGCGGCCTGTACGACATCCAGATTTTCGCCGCCGATGCCCCGCCCGCCGACGCCGGCCAGCCAGGCGAGCTCATTGCCGAGTTCCGCGGACGCAGCCGCACCATCCCCAAGAAGTAG
- a CDS encoding TetR/AcrR family transcriptional regulator: protein MSATDAPTKRGRPGYDQQSVLRIAVDVFNRHGYDATSMGILADNLGISKSAIYHHVPSKGDLLKLALDHALGGLEAILDEPQAAAGAADARLEFVLRRTVAVLVDRLPFVTLLLRLRGNTEIERDALERRRAFDHKVAGLISAARDEGSLRQDIDPRTVTRLLFGMINSIVEWYKPGGSLSPERLADDVITMAFDGLHSTKPQEKY, encoded by the coding sequence ATGTCTGCAACTGATGCACCCACCAAGCGCGGCCGCCCGGGATACGACCAGCAGTCGGTGCTGCGCATCGCCGTCGACGTCTTTAACCGGCATGGCTACGATGCGACGTCCATGGGCATCCTTGCCGACAACCTGGGCATATCGAAATCTGCCATTTACCATCACGTCCCCTCCAAGGGCGACCTCCTCAAGCTTGCATTGGACCACGCACTCGGCGGGCTCGAAGCCATCCTGGATGAACCCCAGGCTGCGGCCGGCGCGGCAGACGCCCGCCTTGAGTTTGTGCTCCGGCGAACCGTGGCGGTGCTGGTGGACCGGCTGCCGTTCGTCACGCTGCTCCTGCGCCTGCGCGGCAACACCGAGATAGAGCGGGACGCCCTGGAACGCCGGCGCGCGTTCGACCACAAGGTTGCCGGGCTGATCTCCGCCGCCAGGGACGAAGGCTCCCTGCGCCAGGACATTGATCCGCGAACCGTGACCCGCCTGCTGTTCGGCATGATCAACTCCATCGTGGAATGGTACAAGCCCGGCGGCTCCCTCTCACCCGAGCGCCTGGCCGACGACGTCATCACCATGGCGTTCGACGGCCTGCACTCCACCAAGCCCCAGGAAAAATACTAA
- a CDS encoding S1C family serine protease: MSITTSRALRRPGCLRTAFGTGVLAAALALSGCTGTPSPPAPTDTSTAGPTSRSTSAATPGSTSAAPAPAAAGDIPQLVENLAPSVVTIFTEGGLGSGVVYSEDGLILTNEHVVRGNTTVEVAFADGQRVEGTVKATDPVTDLALVQANRTGLPKPVYQANLPRVGEGAVVLGSPLGFENTATAGIISGLHRSIPGSASNSLSLVDLIQTDAPISPGNSGGAVINMRGEIIGISEAYIPPSAGAVALGFAIPAATAVEVAEELLADGTAEHAYLGLTPGELTAQIAEQLGIDASTGVVVLAVDDGGPAGRAGIRPGDVLESMEGVELNSPEKLLAELRGRNPGDTVGFKVKRGGQSLDVKADLIARPTSNTR; the protein is encoded by the coding sequence ATGAGCATCACCACCAGCCGGGCATTACGGCGTCCGGGCTGCCTGCGGACAGCATTTGGGACCGGCGTCCTCGCGGCCGCACTGGCACTCAGCGGCTGCACCGGTACGCCAAGTCCCCCGGCGCCCACCGACACCTCAACCGCCGGCCCCACCTCCCGCTCCACCTCCGCCGCCACGCCGGGGAGCACCTCCGCGGCTCCCGCCCCGGCCGCGGCGGGCGACATCCCGCAGCTCGTGGAGAACCTCGCACCGTCCGTGGTGACCATCTTCACCGAGGGCGGCCTGGGCAGCGGCGTTGTCTATTCCGAGGACGGCCTCATCCTCACGAACGAACACGTGGTCCGGGGCAACACCACGGTGGAAGTCGCCTTCGCCGACGGCCAGCGCGTGGAGGGAACGGTCAAGGCCACGGACCCCGTCACCGACCTCGCCCTGGTGCAGGCAAACCGCACCGGCCTGCCCAAACCCGTCTACCAGGCCAACCTGCCGCGCGTTGGTGAGGGGGCCGTGGTGCTGGGCTCCCCCTTGGGCTTCGAGAACACCGCCACGGCCGGAATCATCTCCGGGCTGCACCGCTCCATCCCCGGCTCCGCCTCCAACAGCCTGTCCCTCGTGGACCTGATCCAGACCGATGCCCCCATCAGCCCCGGCAACTCCGGCGGCGCCGTCATCAACATGCGCGGCGAAATCATCGGCATCAGCGAGGCCTACATCCCGCCGTCTGCGGGCGCCGTGGCCCTGGGATTCGCTATTCCTGCCGCCACGGCCGTGGAGGTGGCCGAGGAGCTGTTGGCGGACGGCACTGCCGAGCACGCCTACCTGGGCCTCACGCCCGGCGAACTTACGGCCCAGATTGCCGAGCAGCTGGGCATTGACGCCAGTACCGGCGTCGTGGTCCTCGCAGTGGACGACGGCGGTCCGGCGGGACGTGCGGGGATCCGGCCGGGCGACGTGCTGGAGTCGATGGAAGGAGTGGAACTGAATTCACCGGAGAAGCTCCTGGCGGAACTCCGCGGACGCAACCCCGGCGATACCGTAGGCTTCAAGGTCAAGCGGGGAGGTCAGAGCCTTGACGTCAAGGCGGACCTCATCGCCAGGCCCACAAGTAACACCCGATAG
- the paaZ gene encoding phenylacetic acid degradation bifunctional protein PaaZ — protein MTTTATAPQATVDTVETVPSFIMDSWWTPDAGSAGSATPVRDASTGEILAKVSTEGLDLAAVVDYGRTRGQQELGRFTFHQRALKLKELAQYLNARREHFYTFSAQTGATKVDSMIDIDGGIGVLFTFGSKGRRELPNSQVVVDGPMEVLSKDGSFAGEHIYTRIPGVAVQINAFNFPVWGMLEKFAPAFLAGVPTIVKPATPTGYVAAAVVKAIVESNILPKGSLQLISGSVRGLLDVLDYRDLVAFTGSASTALSLKAHPNVVQGGVRFTSETDSLNAAILGPDAVEGTPEFDAFVKSVVTEMTAKAGQKCTAIRRAIVPQELVAAVSAAIGKRISERVVLGDPRADGVTMGALASVEQLQDVRAAVQSMLDAGGELAYGTLDSPSVTSADGTTGVVDGGAFMAPVLLNWQDPEAEEVHSLEAFGPVSSVIGYKDIPDAVRLAARGGGSLVASVCTNDPSVARGLVTGIAAHHGRVLMLNREDARSSTGHGSPVPHLVHGGPGRAGGGEELGGIRSVMHHMQRTAIQGSPNMLTAVTGVWHTGADRNFTLDTEGTHPFRKSLETLRIGDAVRSELRKVTLEDITAFANSTGDTFYAHTNQEAAEANPFFPGIVAHGYLLLSWAAGLFVEPAPGPVLANYGLESLRFITPVAAGDSIRVTLTAKKITPRETDEYGEVAWDAVLTNQNDEIVATYDVLTLVEK, from the coding sequence ATGACCACCACTGCCACAGCTCCCCAGGCCACGGTCGACACCGTGGAGACAGTGCCCAGCTTCATCATGGATTCCTGGTGGACTCCCGACGCCGGATCGGCCGGGTCCGCGACGCCCGTCAGGGATGCGAGCACGGGGGAGATCCTGGCCAAGGTGAGCACCGAAGGGCTGGACCTGGCCGCGGTCGTGGACTACGGCCGCACCAGGGGCCAGCAGGAGCTCGGCCGGTTCACGTTCCACCAGCGTGCCCTCAAACTGAAGGAGCTCGCACAGTACCTCAATGCCCGGCGTGAGCACTTCTACACCTTCTCGGCCCAGACTGGCGCCACCAAGGTGGACTCCATGATCGATATCGACGGCGGCATCGGCGTGCTCTTCACGTTCGGTTCCAAGGGCCGGCGCGAGCTGCCTAACTCGCAGGTGGTGGTGGACGGACCCATGGAGGTCCTGTCCAAGGACGGCTCCTTCGCCGGCGAACACATCTACACCCGCATCCCCGGTGTCGCCGTGCAGATCAACGCCTTCAACTTCCCGGTCTGGGGCATGCTCGAAAAGTTCGCCCCGGCCTTCCTCGCCGGCGTCCCCACCATCGTCAAGCCCGCCACTCCAACCGGCTACGTGGCGGCCGCAGTGGTTAAGGCCATCGTCGAATCGAACATCCTGCCCAAGGGCTCCCTGCAGCTGATCTCCGGCTCCGTCCGCGGGCTGCTGGACGTCCTGGACTACCGCGACCTGGTGGCCTTCACCGGCTCCGCATCCACCGCGCTTTCCCTGAAGGCCCACCCCAACGTGGTCCAGGGCGGGGTCCGCTTCACTTCCGAAACGGACTCCCTGAACGCCGCCATCCTCGGCCCGGACGCGGTGGAAGGAACGCCGGAATTCGATGCCTTCGTAAAATCGGTGGTCACGGAAATGACGGCGAAGGCAGGGCAGAAGTGCACCGCCATCCGCCGCGCCATCGTGCCGCAGGAGCTGGTTGCCGCCGTCTCAGCGGCCATCGGCAAGCGGATCTCCGAACGCGTTGTCCTGGGCGATCCCCGGGCCGACGGCGTCACCATGGGTGCCCTCGCTTCAGTGGAGCAGCTCCAGGACGTCCGCGCCGCCGTCCAGTCGATGCTCGACGCCGGCGGTGAGCTTGCGTACGGAACGCTCGATTCGCCGTCGGTCACCTCCGCCGACGGAACCACCGGCGTGGTGGACGGCGGGGCGTTCATGGCGCCCGTCCTCTTGAACTGGCAGGACCCCGAGGCCGAGGAAGTGCACTCACTCGAGGCGTTCGGTCCCGTTTCGTCCGTGATCGGGTACAAGGACATTCCCGACGCCGTCCGCCTCGCCGCCCGCGGCGGCGGCTCCCTGGTGGCCTCGGTCTGCACCAACGATCCTTCCGTGGCCCGCGGACTTGTCACGGGAATCGCGGCGCACCACGGCCGTGTCCTGATGCTCAACCGCGAGGACGCCCGTTCGTCCACCGGACACGGCTCGCCCGTGCCGCACCTGGTCCACGGCGGACCGGGCCGCGCCGGCGGCGGCGAGGAACTGGGCGGCATCCGTTCGGTGATGCACCACATGCAGCGCACCGCCATCCAGGGCTCGCCGAACATGCTCACCGCCGTCACCGGCGTGTGGCACACCGGCGCGGACCGCAACTTCACTTTGGACACCGAGGGGACCCACCCGTTCCGGAAGTCGCTGGAGACGCTGCGGATCGGGGATGCCGTCCGCTCGGAGCTGCGGAAGGTCACCCTGGAGGACATCACCGCTTTTGCCAACTCCACCGGCGACACGTTCTACGCCCACACCAACCAGGAGGCCGCGGAAGCCAACCCGTTCTTCCCGGGCATCGTGGCCCACGGGTACCTGCTGCTCAGCTGGGCGGCCGGGCTCTTTGTGGAGCCTGCCCCGGGGCCGGTCCTGGCCAACTATGGGCTGGAAAGCCTGCGGTTCATCACTCCGGTGGCCGCAGGCGATTCGATCCGGGTGACCCTCACGGCCAAGAAGATCACCCCCCGCGAAACCGACGAATACGGCGAGGTGGCGTGGGACGCCGTGCTCACGAACCAGAACGACGAGATCGTGGCCACCTACGACGTCCTCACCCTCGTGGAGAAGTAG
- the pta gene encoding phosphate acetyltransferase, translated as MAKGIYVSATTPGSGKSLVALGLADTLHRHADRIGFFKPVVHGPDATADPMVALMKSRFALEDERCRGGLTHAEVRDLLAEGNRAEIDARCVEIFADISRHCDVVIVEGTDLAGQDAAVEFDLNARLANNLATPVVAVVGAKGRTVAEAVAAVEVARKELAAERCALLAILVNRADPEDVEAIGAAVKPGASKRPVYVLPELEEIARPTTGEVATALGVRQIAGRRDMERDVKDIKVAAMNVGNFLNVLDEGALVIVPGDRADVMVACLASSFSPEFPVASALILTGGLAPDANIYPLLAQAPFPVFATKEDTYTTARRVSEVRSEIWSGHRRKVASALGLWSRRVDENELVERLHLPRAERMTPLRFLHDLIERARSQRRHVVLPEGTDVRILRAAEILHRRDVCDLTVLGPEPDVRELAAANGIDLTGISIVDPATSDLRQKFAEKYAELRAHKGVDLAKALEIMQDVSYFGTMMVQLGVVDGMVSGAAHTTAHTIRPALEFVKTREGVKIVSSVFLMLMPDRVLVYGDCAVNPDPNVEQLADIALASAETAAQFGVEPRVAMLSYSTGGSGSGEAVDEVRQATELVRERRPDLAVEGPIQYDAAVDASIAESKMPGSSVAGQATVFIFPDLNTGNNTYKAVQQSSGAVAVGPVLQGLRKPVNDLSRGCTVEDIVNTVAITAIQAQAS; from the coding sequence ATGGCCAAAGGCATTTACGTCAGCGCAACCACCCCCGGCTCGGGCAAGTCACTCGTTGCCCTGGGCCTGGCGGATACCCTGCACCGGCACGCGGACAGGATCGGCTTCTTCAAACCCGTGGTCCACGGCCCGGATGCCACGGCCGATCCCATGGTGGCGCTGATGAAATCCCGCTTCGCGCTGGAGGATGAGCGGTGCCGCGGCGGACTGACCCACGCCGAAGTCCGTGATCTGCTGGCGGAAGGCAACCGCGCCGAGATCGATGCCCGCTGCGTGGAGATTTTCGCCGACATTTCGCGGCACTGCGATGTGGTGATCGTCGAGGGAACCGACCTGGCGGGCCAGGATGCCGCCGTCGAATTCGATCTCAACGCCCGCCTGGCGAACAACCTGGCCACGCCCGTGGTGGCGGTGGTGGGCGCCAAGGGGCGGACCGTTGCGGAGGCCGTGGCCGCCGTCGAGGTCGCCCGGAAGGAACTTGCCGCCGAACGGTGCGCGCTGCTGGCCATCCTGGTGAACCGTGCGGACCCGGAGGACGTCGAGGCCATCGGGGCGGCGGTAAAGCCCGGCGCGTCCAAGCGGCCCGTCTACGTCCTGCCGGAACTGGAGGAGATTGCCCGGCCCACCACCGGTGAAGTGGCTACGGCGCTGGGCGTCCGGCAGATCGCCGGCCGGCGGGACATGGAGCGCGACGTGAAGGACATCAAGGTGGCGGCCATGAACGTGGGCAACTTCCTGAACGTGCTGGATGAGGGCGCCCTGGTGATTGTTCCCGGGGACCGGGCCGACGTGATGGTGGCGTGCCTGGCCTCGTCCTTCTCGCCCGAGTTCCCGGTGGCGTCCGCGCTCATCCTCACAGGCGGGCTCGCGCCGGACGCCAATATCTACCCGCTCCTGGCGCAGGCGCCGTTTCCCGTGTTCGCCACGAAGGAGGACACCTACACCACGGCCCGCCGGGTCTCCGAAGTCCGCAGCGAGATCTGGTCCGGGCACCGCCGCAAGGTTGCTTCTGCCCTGGGGCTGTGGTCCCGCCGGGTGGATGAAAACGAACTCGTGGAGCGCCTGCACCTGCCGCGTGCCGAGCGGATGACTCCGCTGCGCTTCCTGCACGACCTCATCGAGCGTGCCCGCTCGCAGCGGCGGCACGTGGTGCTGCCGGAGGGGACCGATGTGAGGATCCTGCGGGCGGCGGAGATCCTGCACCGGCGCGACGTCTGCGACCTTACGGTGCTCGGGCCGGAGCCTGACGTCCGCGAACTGGCCGCAGCGAACGGCATCGACCTCACCGGCATCAGCATCGTGGATCCGGCCACCTCGGACCTGCGGCAGAAGTTTGCCGAGAAGTACGCCGAGCTGAGGGCGCACAAGGGCGTGGACCTGGCCAAGGCGCTGGAGATCATGCAGGACGTCAGCTACTTCGGCACCATGATGGTCCAGCTGGGCGTCGTGGACGGCATGGTGTCCGGCGCCGCGCACACCACGGCCCACACCATCCGTCCGGCCCTGGAGTTCGTGAAGACGCGCGAGGGCGTGAAAATCGTGTCCTCGGTGTTCCTGATGCTCATGCCGGACCGGGTGCTGGTCTACGGCGACTGCGCGGTGAACCCGGACCCGAACGTGGAGCAGTTGGCGGACATTGCGCTGGCTTCGGCGGAGACCGCTGCCCAGTTCGGGGTGGAGCCCCGGGTGGCCATGCTGTCCTACTCAACGGGCGGCTCGGGCTCCGGCGAGGCAGTGGACGAGGTGCGGCAGGCCACGGAGCTGGTCCGTGAGCGCCGGCCGGACCTCGCAGTCGAGGGCCCCATCCAGTACGACGCCGCCGTGGACGCCTCCATCGCCGAGTCCAAGATGCCGGGATCCTCGGTTGCCGGGCAGGCCACCGTGTTCATCTTCCCGGACCTCAACACCGGCAACAACACGTACAAGGCGGTGCAGCAGAGCTCAGGGGCGGTCGCCGTCGGGCCCGTCCTGCAGGGCCTGCGGAAGCCGGTCAACGATCTCTCCCGCGGCTGCACCGTGGAGGACATCGTGAACACCGTGGCCATCACGGCCATCCAGGCGCAGGCCTCCTAG
- the paaK gene encoding phenylacetate--CoA ligase PaaK yields the protein MTLHAPESPAATAATAAGTDATLDREETISRDELEALQLSRLQHTVAYAYERVPLYKRKFDDAGIHPSDLRELEDLGNFPFTTKDDLREEYPFGMFAVPQHEVARVHASSGTTGRPTVVGYTKQDLADWAKLVARSFRASGIRPGMKVHNAYGYGLFTGGLGAHAGAEALGCTVIPISGGQTERQIQLIQDFKPDAILATPTYLLTIADAMAHMGIDPASTSLKYAVLGAEPWTEEMRHELEVTMNLKACDIYGLSEVMGPGVAGEAVETQDGSHIWEDHFRPEIIDAFNPAVGKENVLGDGEHGELVFTSLTKEALPIIRYRTKDLTRLLPGTARPAHRRMGRITGRSDDMIILRGVNVFPSQIEEIALRIPELSPHFQLELTRPEGQRMDQMTVRIERRDNVTTEQSTTAARTLREQIKIHVGSSCAVDVVEPGSLERSNGKLRRIYDLRPKG from the coding sequence ATGACCCTGCATGCCCCTGAATCCCCCGCAGCCACCGCAGCGACCGCCGCAGGCACTGACGCCACCCTGGACCGCGAGGAAACCATCTCCCGCGACGAGCTCGAGGCCCTCCAGCTCAGCCGGCTGCAGCACACCGTTGCCTACGCCTACGAGCGCGTGCCCCTGTACAAGCGCAAATTCGACGACGCCGGCATCCACCCCAGCGACCTCCGTGAACTGGAGGACCTGGGCAACTTCCCCTTCACCACCAAGGACGACCTGCGCGAGGAATACCCGTTCGGCATGTTCGCGGTGCCGCAGCACGAAGTAGCCCGCGTCCACGCCAGCTCGGGCACCACGGGCCGGCCCACCGTCGTCGGCTACACCAAGCAGGACCTGGCGGACTGGGCAAAGCTGGTGGCCCGCAGCTTCCGCGCCTCCGGCATCCGCCCGGGCATGAAGGTCCACAACGCCTACGGGTATGGCCTGTTCACCGGCGGCCTGGGCGCCCACGCCGGAGCCGAAGCCCTGGGCTGCACCGTCATCCCCATCTCCGGCGGCCAGACCGAACGCCAGATCCAGCTGATCCAGGACTTCAAGCCCGACGCCATCCTGGCCACGCCCACGTACCTGCTCACCATCGCCGACGCCATGGCCCACATGGGCATCGACCCCGCCTCCACGTCGCTGAAGTATGCGGTGCTGGGCGCAGAGCCGTGGACCGAGGAGATGCGGCACGAGCTTGAGGTCACCATGAACCTCAAGGCCTGCGACATCTATGGGCTGTCCGAGGTGATGGGCCCGGGCGTGGCCGGCGAGGCGGTGGAGACACAGGACGGCAGCCACATCTGGGAGGACCACTTCCGCCCCGAAATCATCGACGCCTTCAACCCGGCGGTGGGCAAGGAAAACGTGCTGGGCGACGGCGAGCACGGCGAACTGGTGTTCACCTCGCTCACCAAGGAAGCCCTGCCCATCATCCGGTACCGCACCAAGGACCTCACCCGCCTGCTCCCCGGCACGGCCCGCCCCGCGCACCGCCGCATGGGGCGCATCACCGGCCGCAGCGACGACATGATCATCCTCCGCGGCGTGAACGTGTTCCCGTCACAGATCGAGGAAATCGCCCTCCGGATCCCCGAGCTCAGCCCGCACTTCCAGCTGGAGCTCACCCGCCCCGAGGGCCAGCGGATGGACCAGATGACGGTCCGCATCGAGCGCCGGGACAACGTCACCACTGAGCAGAGCACGACGGCGGCACGCACCTTGAGGGAACAGATCAAGATCCACGTGGGTTCTTCCTGCGCGGTTGACGTTGTGGAGCCGGGCTCGCTTGAGCGGTCCAACGGCAAGCTGCGCAGGATCTACGACCTGCGCCCCAAGGGGTAA
- a CDS encoding S1 family peptidase, producing MRTGTAFRRGKRGVALGAAAGVLAASALGYAPGWAMAEAEDATPPAPAATSGPAAATPAPEPGSTGLTEAGLAGAVLRDLGLTLEQFNAAGELGSRAAAAAGQLRGVPGYSGIRLQDNKIIVSGAGAELQLAVDRLSGVVAGLSLEAPGTAGPQPASAPAPSLTAAPGSQLALSTEQLFQAYLREVGTTGLQAVVYSGGKFVIRTGSIAAAESTRDTGGTPSTPPGELETTAAPGKISPSEFVARYANVVLDGGAPLKPEADVPGGVGYQTDNRAICSTGFSAFDPSGLPAVLTAGHCTDDGVASTAELLLQGVPAGPLGTFQFSQLGGPGNSRVLDPNIPTDQDGAALTDPGNVGTDVAVVGALSPGQDPLPAASTHGDARQPGPDVKIIGTASPVVGMEVCRSGWRTGWSCGTVSAVGIFLVGGPAYPADPTDVRAFNGFLSYDVQSSGGDSGGPWISGNYAVGTHSAGDDPRPNEPAPANFAVAATLDESLEVLPGYQLELFLNRPLVSSPAPGGTYGSGQVISGNIPAAPASAIAAGSTVRITIQGQEPFEVPVNADGSWSFTAPDSRQTLRFTAETVNGFSASGAAGFEFATAAPAEPVSSATDPAPAGDGAAVVPGPAPTPPAGLADTGGKARDGAGRGDLARTGTNALPAAGAAAAAIAAGAVLMLLVRRRRQPTRD from the coding sequence ATGAGAACCGGCACAGCATTCCGCCGAGGAAAGCGCGGTGTTGCTCTGGGCGCCGCCGCCGGCGTCCTCGCCGCGTCCGCCCTGGGTTACGCTCCCGGCTGGGCCATGGCGGAGGCGGAGGACGCAACACCGCCGGCCCCGGCTGCAACGTCCGGCCCTGCTGCCGCCACGCCGGCCCCGGAGCCGGGGAGCACCGGGCTTACGGAAGCGGGCCTCGCCGGTGCCGTCCTGCGGGACTTGGGCCTCACCCTGGAGCAGTTCAATGCGGCGGGGGAGCTGGGAAGCCGGGCAGCAGCTGCTGCCGGCCAGCTGCGCGGCGTCCCCGGCTATTCAGGCATCAGGCTGCAGGACAACAAAATCATCGTGAGTGGCGCGGGGGCCGAGCTGCAGCTGGCCGTCGACCGATTGTCCGGCGTCGTGGCCGGGCTCTCCCTTGAAGCGCCTGGCACTGCAGGGCCGCAGCCCGCATCTGCTCCGGCTCCTTCGCTGACGGCCGCTCCCGGGTCCCAACTTGCGCTGAGCACCGAACAGCTTTTCCAGGCCTACCTGCGCGAGGTCGGAACCACCGGCCTTCAGGCAGTGGTCTATTCCGGCGGCAAATTCGTCATCCGGACGGGCAGCATCGCCGCGGCCGAATCAACGCGGGACACGGGCGGAACGCCGTCCACCCCGCCGGGAGAGCTGGAGACTACTGCCGCCCCCGGCAAGATCTCGCCGTCGGAATTCGTCGCGAGGTACGCCAACGTAGTGCTCGACGGCGGCGCGCCCCTTAAGCCTGAGGCGGACGTCCCGGGCGGGGTGGGTTATCAAACCGACAACCGCGCCATCTGCTCCACAGGGTTTTCCGCGTTTGATCCCTCGGGCTTGCCCGCAGTCCTCACCGCGGGGCACTGTACGGATGACGGCGTGGCCAGCACGGCGGAACTGTTGCTTCAGGGCGTGCCCGCCGGGCCCTTGGGTACCTTCCAGTTCAGCCAGCTGGGCGGGCCCGGCAACTCTAGGGTGCTGGACCCCAACATTCCCACGGACCAGGACGGCGCGGCACTTACGGACCCCGGCAACGTGGGAACCGACGTTGCGGTAGTCGGAGCGCTCAGCCCTGGCCAGGATCCGTTGCCGGCTGCCAGCACGCATGGTGACGCGCGGCAGCCGGGCCCGGACGTCAAAATCATCGGCACTGCCAGCCCTGTGGTGGGCATGGAGGTGTGCCGTTCGGGATGGAGAACGGGATGGTCCTGCGGAACCGTGAGCGCCGTGGGGATCTTCCTGGTGGGAGGACCCGCCTACCCCGCCGACCCAACCGATGTCCGCGCCTTCAACGGTTTCCTGTCCTACGACGTGCAATCCAGCGGCGGTGACTCCGGCGGTCCGTGGATCAGCGGAAACTACGCGGTAGGAACGCACAGCGCCGGCGACGATCCCCGGCCCAACGAACCCGCACCCGCCAACTTCGCCGTGGCGGCCACGCTGGACGAATCGCTGGAGGTCCTGCCCGGCTACCAGCTGGAGCTCTTCCTCAACAGGCCACTGGTTTCCTCGCCTGCGCCCGGCGGCACGTACGGGTCCGGGCAGGTCATCAGCGGAAACATTCCCGCTGCCCCGGCCTCGGCCATTGCTGCCGGATCCACGGTCCGGATTACCATCCAGGGGCAGGAACCGTTCGAGGTCCCCGTGAATGCCGACGGAAGCTGGAGTTTCACGGCACCGGACAGCAGGCAGACGCTCAGGTTCACCGCGGAGACGGTCAACGGTTTCAGCGCCTCGGGCGCCGCAGGCTTCGAGTTTGCCACTGCTGCCCCGGCGGAACCCGTCTCTTCCGCAACGGATCCAGCCCCGGCGGGCGATGGCGCCGCCGTCGTACCCGGTCCGGCGCCCACCCCTCCTGCCGGCCTGGCGGATACCGGCGGCAAGGCACGGGACGGAGCGGGCAGGGGCGACCTCGCCCGCACTGGCACCAATGCCCTCCCGGCGGCGGGCGCGGCCGCGGCGGCCATCGCGGCCGGCGCGGTGCTCATGCTGCTGGTCCGGCGCCGGAGGCAGCCCACCCGGGACTAG